The following are from one region of the Saccharomyces kudriavzevii IFO 1802 strain IFO1802 genome assembly, chromosome: 12 genome:
- the PUS5 gene encoding pseudouridine synthase PUS5 (similar to Saccharomyces cerevisiae PUS5 (YLR165C); ancestral locus Anc_8.380), with the protein MSLKRQISIIFENAHYFIVNKPPGTPSQPPDSRTWKRTHPDLDPTPLLENFKTLYSSDKQVESCRTVHRIDHCVTGGMLIAKTKDASAKFSRFLRKGGNNGYKLQRKYVAIVEQPSRLNETSNSDINYGPQYNSLISHDGKQITKFRKVDDQCIILQLVTGKKHQIRYHLSQILNQPILNDQKYGSTAKLPRAFKNQIALHSACITTKIGLQTKWHLIPMKYNNTGELWPRKYVSEEGEFISSIKDVLMENWD; encoded by the coding sequence ATGTCACTGAAAAGGCAGATATCAataatctttgaaaatgcGCACTACTTCATAGTTAATAAACCGCCTGGCACACCATCTCAACCACCAGACTCGAGAACGTGGAAGAGAACACACCCTGACCTTGATCCAACTCCACTattagaaaatttcaaaaccCTTTATTCCTCAGATAAACAAGTGGAATCATGCCGAACCGTGCATAGGATAGACCATTGCGTAACTGGGGGCATGCTGATTGCAAAAACTAAAGATGCCAGTGCAAAGTTTTCTAGGTTTTTACGAAAAGGCGGTAATAACGGTTATAAATTGCAAAGAAAGTACGTTGCCATTGTTGAGCAGCCCAGTCGTCTCAATGAAACATCCAACAGCGATATTAACTATGGACCGCAGTATAATTCATTAATTTCACATGACGGTAAACAAATTACCAAATTTAGAAAAGTAGATGATCAGTGTATTATTTTACAACTGGTAACAGGCAAAAAGCATCAGATTCGGTATCACCTCTCACAAATTTTGAACCAACCCATACTAAATGATCAGAAATATGGCAGTACTGCGAAGTTACCAAGagcattcaaaaatcaGATAGCGTTACATTCAGCGTGCATCACGACGAAAATTGGTTTGCAGACCAAATGGCATTTAATACCTATGAAATACAATAATACTGGCGAGCTATGGCCAAGAAAATACGTCAGTGAGGAGGGCGAATTcatttcatcaatcaaGGACGTTCTTATGGAGAACTGGgactaa